One region of Peromyscus eremicus chromosome 4, PerEre_H2_v1, whole genome shotgun sequence genomic DNA includes:
- the Hoxd12 gene encoding homeobox protein Hox-D12 yields MCERSLYRAGYVGSLLNLQSPDSFYFSNLRPNGSQLAALPPISYPRGALPWAATPASCTPAQPATASAFGGFTQPYLTGSGPLGLQSPGAKDGPEEQVKFYAPDAATGSEERSRTRPPFAPESSLAHSALKGTKYDYAGVGRAVPGSATLLQGAPCASGFKEDTKGPLNLNMTVQVAGVASCLRSSLPDGKRCPCSPSPGLPWGAAPGRARKKRKPYTKQQIAELENEFLINEFINRQKRKELSNRLNLSDQQVKIWFQNRRMKKKRVVQREQALALY; encoded by the exons ATGTGTGAGCGCAGTCTCTACAGGGCTGGTTATGTGGGCTCGCTTCTGAATTTGCAGTCACCGGACTCTTTCTACTTTTCCAACCTGCGCCCCAATGGCAGCCAGTTGGCCGCGCTTCCCCCCATTTCGTACCCTCGCGGTGCGCTGCCCTGGGCGGCTACGCCTGCCTCGTGCACCCCTGCGCAGCCTGCCACCGCCTCTGCCTTTGGAGGCTTCACTCAGCCCTACTTGACCGGCTCCGGGCCTCTTGGCCTGCAGTCTCCAGGCGCCAAGGACGGACCCGAAGAACAGGTCAAGTTCTATGCGCCTGATGCTGCCACCGGATCTGAGGAACGCAGCCGAACCAGGCCGCCCTTCGCCCCCGAGTCTAGTCTGGCTCACTCGGCTCTCAAAGGCACGAAGTATGACTACGCGGGTGTGGGCCGAGCCGTTCCAGGCTCTGCAACCCTGCTCCAGGGGGCCCCCTGCGCCTCCGGCTTCAAGGAAGACACCAAAGGCCCGCTCAACTTGAACATGACAGTGCAAGTGGCCGGGGTGGCCTCTTGCCTGCGATCTTCGCTGCCCGACGGTAAACGGTGCCCATGCTCCCCAAGCC CAGGCCTGCCGTGGGGGGCGGCCCCGGGGAGGGCCCGCAAGAAGAGGAAACCGTACACAAAGCAGCAGATTGCGGAGCTGGAGAACGAATTCCTGATCAATGAATTCATCAACCGGCAGAAGCGTAAGGAATTGTCGAACAGGCTAAACCTCAGCGACCAGCAGGTCAAAATCTGGTTCCAGAACCGGCGCATGAAGAAGAAGCGTGTGGTGCAGCGCGAGCAAGCACTGGCGCTCTATTAG